A stretch of Prinia subflava isolate CZ2003 ecotype Zambia chromosome 14, Cam_Psub_1.2, whole genome shotgun sequence DNA encodes these proteins:
- the DNAJB8 gene encoding dnaJ homolog subfamily B member 8 — MADYYKVLGLQKNASQDDIKKSYHKLALKWHPDKNPGNKEEAEKKFKEIVEAYEILSNPQKRSLYDKSVEESRTLRERAAVGYNSFFGSHHGFSHQEEVFGGMYPFTCIFLNSFDIRINGENWQSTSGRGGRSREPFVQWNSFCPSRHTTSFFAENTAGPYRVRTVITTTEVINGKTITTRKIIEDGHETKEVEEDGQLKSVIINGRDYLNS; from the coding sequence ATGGCAGATTACTACAAGGTCCTTGGACTGCAAAAAAATGCCTCACAGGATGATATTAAGAAATCCTACCACAAATTGGCACTAAAATGGCATCCTGATAAGAATCCTGGAAACAAGGAGGAAGCTGAGAAGAAATTCAAAGAAATTGTTGAAGCATACGAGATTTTGTCCAACCCTCAGAAGCGATCACTCTATGACAAGTCTGTTGAGGAGAGCAGAACCCTCAGAGAAAGGGCCGCAGTGGGTTATAACAGCTTCTTTGGTTCCCATCATGGATTCTCCCATCAAGAAGAGGTCTTTGGAGGGATGTATCCATTTACATGTATTTTCTTGAACTCTTTTGACATCAGAATCAATGGTGAAAACTGGCAGAGCACAagtggaagaggaggaaggtcCAGGGAGCCGTTTGTGCAATGGAATTCATTCTGTCCCAGCAGGCACACCACCTCCTTctttgctgaaaacacagctgGGCCATATCGTGTTAGAACAGTGATAACCACTACTGAAGTGATCAATGGCAAGACAATCACCACCCGGAAAATCATTGAGGATGGGCACGAGACAAAAGAAGTAGAAGAAGATGGCCAGCTGAAGTCTGTAATAATCAATGGGAGAGACTACCTGAATTCTTAA